From Lysobacter lycopersici:
CGGCGCCGTTAAAATTTCGCGCTTTCCAGCCGTGGGGCCATAGCTCAGCTGGGAGAGCGCCTGCATGGCATGCAGGAGGTCGCCGGTTCGATCCCGGCTGGCTCCACCACCTTCCCGGCTTAGGCCGTCGGGATTCTGGAACAAAGCTTCACCGTGTCCCCATCGTCTAGAGGCCTAGGACATTACCCTTTCACGGTAGCGACCGGGGTTCGAATCCCCGTGGGGACGCCAACATCGAAACGCCCGCGCAAGCGGGCGTTTTCTTTTTTGCGGAATGAACGGCGATTCAGGCGTCGGATGCGCGCCGCGCCGGGACATCCACCAGCACCGGCGCATCCGCCAGCGGTTGCAGGCGCGCGACGCCATGGCCCTGCTCGGCGAGGTAATCCAACCACTTGCCGAGGAAGGTGTTCATGCGCAGGCGATGGCGGATCAGCGTATCGGTCGGCGGATACATGCCGATCGCATCCTGCCAGCGCCGACCGACGTGGCAATGCGTCGCCTCGGCCTGGTGCGCGTCGCGGTACAGGCGGATGAACGCCGACGGATCCGGCGCGCCGGTGGCGGCGTCCACCACCGTGTAGGTCATGCGCAATTCGCTGGTGTAACGATGCTGCTCGAGCACGTCCAGTCGCAGGTCGAGGCCATCGCCGATCGAGGACGCGTAGCTTCCGGCCGCGAGGTCCCCGGGTTCGAACAAGCGCACCAGCTTGCGGTGGTTTTCCGCGTACAGGGCCATCAGCCAGCCGAAACGGCCGAGCCTGGGGATGCGCGTGGCGCGTGCGAGCACTTGTGCCATGGGCCCGATGCTACGCGCGAAAACGCATCGCGGGCAGCATTGACGGAATCGCGCTTCGGGGATAACTTGGGATTCCCGGCCCGCGCATTGCGCGGGTTTTTCGTTTCCGCGATCCGCGTTCAGAACATCTCGCGGTTGATGCCCAGCGATTCCAGCACCCGGCTCGCGATTTCCTCGATGGATGCGTGCGTCGTGCTCAGCACCGGGATGCGTTCCACCTGGAACATGGCCTCGGCCTGCGCCACTTCGCGCCTGCACGTCTCCAGCTGCGAATAGCGCGAATTCGGCCGTCGTTCCTGGCGGATCTGCTGCAGGCGTTCGGGATCGATGGTCAGGCCGAACAGCTTGCGCCGATAGGCTTGCAGTTTCGCCGGCAGCCGGTCGGAATCGAGGTCGTCGTCGGTCAGCGGGTAATTCGCGGCGCGGATGCCGTAGTGCAGCGCCAGGTAGACGCAGGTCGGGGTCTTGCCCGCGCGCGAAACGCCGACCAGGATCAGGTCGGCCTCCGCGTAGTCCAGGCGCATGCCGTCGTCGTGGGTCAGCGCGTAGTTCATCGCGTTGATGCGGCGGTGGTAGGTGTCGAAATCGACGATGCCGTGCGCCTGGCCCACCTGCGGCATGCGCTTGAGGCCGAGTTCCTGTTCCATCGGGGCGATGTAGGGGGCGAACACGTCCAGCACCAGCGCGCCGCTTTCGCCCAGGGCCTGGATCAACTCCGCGTCCACGCAGGAACTGACGATCACCGGACGCAGGCCCGCGGCCTCGCCCGCGGCGCGGATGCGGGCGGCGACGCTGCGGGCCTTGTCGACGGTATCCACGAACGGAATGCGGTCGGTGGCGAAGCGGGTCCCGGTGAATTGGGTCAGCAGGCTGTGTCCGATGGTCTCGGCGGTGATGCCGGTGCCGTCGGAGACGTAGAACACCGGGCGCGCTGCGGTCATGGCGGGTTCTGGCCCAGGCTCGGCCATGGCGGCCGCACTGCTAAAATAGCGGCTTTCCCGCCGCGCGTCCGGCCCCACGCCGCCCTGCCCCACGGAGTCCGCCTTGACCAGCAACGTCCTCTGGCTGCACGACCTGCGCCTGTCCGATCTCGCCCAGGTGGGCGGCAAGAATTCCTCGCTGGGCGAAATGATCGGCGAACTCTCCGGGCTCGGCGTCTCCGTGCCGGGCGGCTTCGCCACCACGGCGGACGCGTTCAAGGCCTTCATCGCGCACAACGACCTGCACCAGCGCATCTACGACAAGCTGGCGACCATCGATGTCGAGGACGTGCCCGCACTCACCCGCGCGGGTGCGGAAATCCGCGGCTGGGTGATCGACGCCCCGCTGCAGCCCGGCCTCGATGCAGACATCCGCGCCGCCTACGCGAAACTCTGCGCCGACGCCGGTGCCGCCGACATTGCGGTCGCGGTGCGCTCCTCCGCCACCGCCGAAGACCTGCCCGACGCCTCGTTCGCCGGCCAGCAGGAAACTTTCCTCAACGTGACCGGCGCCGACGATGTGGTGCACAAGGTCAAGGAAGTCTTCGCCAGCCTCTACAACGACCGCGCCATCGCCTACCGCGTCCACCACGGTTTCGCCCACGAGGACGTGTTCCTCTCCGCCGGCGTGCAATTGATGGTGCGCTCCGACGTCGGCGCCTCCGGCGTGCTGTTCACCCTCGATACCGAATCCGGCTTCCGCGACGTGGTCTTCGTCACGGCGAGCTACGGCCTCGGCGAGATGGTCGTGCAGGGTGCGGTGAATCCCGACGAGTTCTACGTCTACAAGCCCACGCTCAAGGCCGGGAAGCCGGCGATCCTGCGTCGTTCGCTGGGCAGCAAGCAACTGCGAATGGTGTATTCGAACGTAGCGGGCGAACGCGTTCGCACCGAGGACACGCCGGCGGAACTGCGTTCGAAATTCTCCATCGCCGATGCCGACGTGCAGGAACTGGCCAAGCAGGCGCTGGTGATCGAGGCGCACTACGGCCGCCCGATGGACGTCGAGTGGGGCAAGGACGGCAACACCGGCAAGCTCTACATCCTGCAGGCGCGCCCGGAAACGGTGAAGTCGCGCGCGCAGGCCACGCAGATCGAACGCTATTCGCTGCAACAACGCGGCGAAGTGCTGGCCGAAGGCCGCGCCATCGGCAGCAAGATCGGCAGCGGCACCGCGCGCGTGGTGCGTTCGCTCGACGACATGAAGCGCGTGCAGCCGGGCGACGTGCTGGTCGCGGACATGACCGATCCCGACTGGGAACCGGTGATGAAGCGCTCCGCCGCCATCGTCACCAACCGCGGCGGCCGCACCTGCCACGCCGCGATCATCGCGCGCGAGCTCGGCGTGCCCGCGGTCGTCGGCACCGGCAACGCGCTGGACACGATCCAGGACGGCGACCCGATCACGGTGAGTTGCGCCGAGGGCGATACCGGTTTCATCTATGCCGGCGCACTGCCCTTCGAGCGCACGACCACCGACCTCGGCAACATGCCGCCGGCGCCGCTCAAGATCATGATGAACGTGGCCAACCCCGACCGTGCCTTCGACTTCGGCATGCTGCCGAATGCCGGCATCGGCCTGGCCCGGCTGGAGATGATCATCGCCAGCCACATCGGCGTGCACCCGAAGGCGTTGCTGGAATACGACCGCCAGGACGCCGAAACGAAGAAGAAGATCGACGCGCGCATCGCCGGTTATGCCAACCCGGTGGATTTCTACGTCGACCGGCTGGCCGAAGGCATCGCCACCATCACCGCTTCGGTCGCGCCCAAGCCGGTGATCGTGCGCCTGTCCGACTTCAAGTCGAACGAGTACGCCAACCTGATCGGCGGTTCGAAGTACGAACCGCACGAGGAAAACCCGATGATCGGCTTCCGCGGCGCCAGCCGCTACGTCGATCCTTCGTTCCGCGACGCCTTCGCGCTGGAATGCAGGGCGGTCAAGCGCGTGCGCGAGGACATGGGCCTCGACAACCTTTGGGTGATGATCCCGTTCGTGCGCACGCTCGACGAAGGCCGCAAGGTGATGGACGTGTTGCGCGACAACGGCCTCGTCCAGGGCGAGAACGGTTTGAAAGTGATCATGATGTGCGAACTGCCGTCGAATGCCCTGCTCGCCGACGAATTCCTCGACATCTTCGACGGTTTCTCGATCGGTTCCAACGACATGACCCAGCTCACGCTCGGCCTCGATCGCGATTCGGCGATTGTTGCTGGCCTGTTCGACGAACGCGATCCGGCGGTGAAGAAGATGCTGGCCATGGCGATCGCCACCGCGCGCGCCAAGGGCAAGTACGTCGGCATCTGCGGCCAGGGGCCGAGCGACCATCCGGACCTCGCGCAGTGGTTGATGGAACAGGGCATCGAATCGGTGTCGCTGAACCCGGACACCGTGGTCGACACCTGGCTGGCGCTGGCGAAATCCAAATCGAAGCAATAGTCCGGAATCAACCTATTCCGAGGCGGTCGTGAGCGATGACGTTTCGAAGCCGCCCGCAGCGCAGGAACCGGAATGTATGTGCAAATACATGAGGATTCCGAGCAGCGGACGGCGATGAAACGCCGAGCGCAATAGGCCTCGGGATTGGTTGATCAACCGCGGATTCGGTTGCGGCCTTCCCGCTTGGCCTCGTACAACAGGTCGTCGGCGCGGCTGACCAGTTTTTCGTAGTACGCGAGGCCGGTGCGTTCGACCACGCCGCCGCTGATCGACATCTTCCAGCCCGGTGCGAAGGCGCTGCAATCCAGCCGTTCCACCGCTTCGCGCAGGCGTTCGCAGCAAGCTCGCGCCGCGTCGAGGCCGACGCCTTCGAACAGCACCGCGAATTCCTCGCCGCCCCAGCGCGCGACCGTGCCCGACGCGCCCGCTTCCGCGGTCAGCACGCCGGCGACCACGACCAGCGCGTGGTCCCCGGCCAGGT
This genomic window contains:
- the ppsA gene encoding phosphoenolpyruvate synthase, with the protein product MTSNVLWLHDLRLSDLAQVGGKNSSLGEMIGELSGLGVSVPGGFATTADAFKAFIAHNDLHQRIYDKLATIDVEDVPALTRAGAEIRGWVIDAPLQPGLDADIRAAYAKLCADAGAADIAVAVRSSATAEDLPDASFAGQQETFLNVTGADDVVHKVKEVFASLYNDRAIAYRVHHGFAHEDVFLSAGVQLMVRSDVGASGVLFTLDTESGFRDVVFVTASYGLGEMVVQGAVNPDEFYVYKPTLKAGKPAILRRSLGSKQLRMVYSNVAGERVRTEDTPAELRSKFSIADADVQELAKQALVIEAHYGRPMDVEWGKDGNTGKLYILQARPETVKSRAQATQIERYSLQQRGEVLAEGRAIGSKIGSGTARVVRSLDDMKRVQPGDVLVADMTDPDWEPVMKRSAAIVTNRGGRTCHAAIIARELGVPAVVGTGNALDTIQDGDPITVSCAEGDTGFIYAGALPFERTTTDLGNMPPAPLKIMMNVANPDRAFDFGMLPNAGIGLARLEMIIASHIGVHPKALLEYDRQDAETKKKIDARIAGYANPVDFYVDRLAEGIATITASVAPKPVIVRLSDFKSNEYANLIGGSKYEPHEENPMIGFRGASRYVDPSFRDAFALECRAVKRVREDMGLDNLWVMIPFVRTLDEGRKVMDVLRDNGLVQGENGLKVIMMCELPSNALLADEFLDIFDGFSIGSNDMTQLTLGLDRDSAIVAGLFDERDPAVKKMLAMAIATARAKGKYVGICGQGPSDHPDLAQWLMEQGIESVSLNPDTVVDTWLALAKSKSKQ
- a CDS encoding DUF1249 domain-containing protein encodes the protein MAQVLARATRIPRLGRFGWLMALYAENHRKLVRLFEPGDLAAGSYASSIGDGLDLRLDVLEQHRYTSELRMTYTVVDAATGAPDPSAFIRLYRDAHQAEATHCHVGRRWQDAIGMYPPTDTLIRHRLRMNTFLGKWLDYLAEQGHGVARLQPLADAPVLVDVPARRASDA
- the ppsR gene encoding posphoenolpyruvate synthetase regulatory kinase/phosphorylase PpsR — its product is MTAARPVFYVSDGTGITAETIGHSLLTQFTGTRFATDRIPFVDTVDKARSVAARIRAAGEAAGLRPVIVSSCVDAELIQALGESGALVLDVFAPYIAPMEQELGLKRMPQVGQAHGIVDFDTYHRRINAMNYALTHDDGMRLDYAEADLILVGVSRAGKTPTCVYLALHYGIRAANYPLTDDDLDSDRLPAKLQAYRRKLFGLTIDPERLQQIRQERRPNSRYSQLETCRREVAQAEAMFQVERIPVLSTTHASIEEIASRVLESLGINREMF